In Drosophila yakuba strain Tai18E2 chromosome X, Prin_Dyak_Tai18E2_2.1, whole genome shotgun sequence, a single genomic region encodes these proteins:
- the LOC6526217 gene encoding inositol hexakisphosphate and diphosphoinositol-pentakisphosphate kinase isoform X14, whose translation MEWTWFKDWWRLKKLRSRHQRHKKKLEAAAAAAGAAVTAAAVLPGSDCEESGFKDPQTNRRHSLDAVPSNETIARRRRGGRDRLRRNRLLQRQRRSQSAGVRSQPGAGNARYRSQDDDDGEYGPFNVSDYEDYGPSLGSDEESDDFCYCDVCMNGDTDFGDSNDGMDSDTSTSSSNSKQVVVGICAMAKKTQSKPMKEILTRLGEFEFIKLVTFEENVILREPVQNWPTCDCLVSFHSKGFPLEKAIEYAQLRNPFVLNNLHMQYDIQDRRRVYAILEKEGIEIPRYAVLDRDSPDPKHHELIESEDHVEVNGITFNKPFVEKPVSAEDHNIYIYYPTSAGGGSQRLFRKIGSRSSVYSPESRVRKTGSFIYEDFMPTDVYFSGTDVKVYTVGPDYAHAEARKSPALDGKVERDSEGKEIRYPVILNHSEKLISRKVCLAFKQTVCGFDLLRANGKSYVCDVNGFSFVKNSNKYYDDCAKILGNMILRELTPTLHIPWSVPFQLDDPPIVPTTFGKMMELRCVVAVIRHGDRTPKQKMKVEVRHPKFFEIFEKYDGYKLGHVKLKRPKQLQEILDIARFLLSEIHTKAHAEIEEKESKLEQLKNVLEMYGHFSGINRKVQMKYQPKGRPRGSSSDDTNLAADQPVEPSLVLILKWGGELTPAGRIQAEELGRIFRCMYPGGQGRSDYSGTQGLGLLRLHSTFRHDLKIYASDEGRVQMTAAAFAKGLLALEGELTPILVQMVKSANTNGLLDNDCDSSKYQNLAKGRLHELMQNDREFSKEDRELINPCNSKSITQALDFVKNPVDCCHHVHLLIRELLHIISIKKDDPKTKDAILYHGETWDLMRCRWEKIEKDFSTKSKLFDISKIPDIYDCIKYDLQHNQHTLQYDQAEELYIYAKNLADIVIPQEYGLTPQEKLAIGQGICSPLLRKIKGDLQRNIDEVEDEFMNRLNPHYSHGVASPQRHVRTRLYFTSESHVHSLLTVLRYGGLLNVVTDEQWRRAMDYISMVSELNYMSQIVIMLYEDPTKDPTSEERFHVELHFSPGVNCCVQKNLPPGPGFRPHSHGDNACNVSMQSSDESNPARIEEENDSNSGEEREGKKRGTSGQRSSDRSAERASPAFGFNRLELRSKQFKSKPIPIGAHHTVSGHEAMDLAKRLNEELASQQQQQNQQLRPISPDIRAVSPDCEPRSRSFEQRPTSGVCAKEPDSQVSVSVSASVSSANSSTSSRRQRHSIAGQMSYMKMLGFGGFSKKMATSANSLFSTAVISGSSSAPNLRDMIPVSSSGFGDVPPIRPLETLHNALSLRKLDCFLQDMILAQIFKTPTGSPPRGFSKNTLPAVSSMTLTAPNQAEAIGHEPQIGRQPPISTTVTTTFDRRGSESGSTANAHLRLLSESQCPNLDDSNAEVREPLAGKMERKCRKKSLIEWQC comes from the exons ATGGAGTGGACTTGGTTCAAGGACTGGTGGCGTCTCAAGAAGCTCCGATCTCGTCACCAGCGACATAAGAAAAAACTCGAAGCAGCCGCGGCGGCCGCTGGAGCTGCGGTGACTGCAGCAGCGGTTTTACCCGGATCTGATTGTGAGGAAAGTGGTTTTAAGGATCCGCAGACCAATCGTCGCCACAGCTTGGACGCAGTGCCGTCTAATGAAACCATAGCCAGAAGACGCCGTGGTGGTCGCGATCGCCTGCGCCGGAATCGCTTGCTGCAGCGCCAGCGACGGAGTCAAAGTGCCGGAGTCCGCAGTCAACCTGGTGCAGGAAATGCACGTTATAGAAGCcaggacgacgacgatggGGAGTACGGACCCTTTAACGTCAGCGATTACGAGGATTACGGACCGAGTCTTGGCAGCGACGAGGAGAGTGATGATTTCTGCTACTGTGATGTCTGTATGAAT GGCGACACGGACTTTGGAGACAGCAATGACGGAATGGACTCTGACACGAGCACCTCttccagcaacagcaagcAGGTGGTCGTCGGCATTTGCGCAATGGCCAAGAAGACACAGTCAAAGCCAATGAAGGAAATCCTGACACGGCTTGGGGAGTTCGAGTTCATCAAACTGGTGACGTTCGAGGAGAACGTGATCCTGCGAGAACCTGTCCAAAATTGGCCCACCTGCGACTGCCTGGTGTCGTTTCACTCGAAGGGGTTTCCCCTAGAGAAAGCCATCGAGTATGCCCAGCTAAGGAATCCCTTTGTGCTGAATAACCTGCACATGCAGTACGATATTCAGGACAGGAGGAGGGTGTACGCCATTCTCGAGAAGGAGGGCATTGAGATTCCGCGCTATGCCGTCCTCGATCGCGATTCACCGGATCCCAAAC ACCATGAGCTCATTGAATCCGAGGACCATGTGGAGGTAAATGGCATTACCTTTAATAAGCCGTTCGTTGAGAAGCCTGTGTCGGCGGAGGACCacaacatatacatatactacCCGACGTCGGCGGGCGGTGGAAGTCAGCGACTTTTCCGAAAGATCGGCAGTCGGAGCAGCGTATATTCTCCGGAGTCAAGGGTGCGAAAGACAGGATCATTTATCTACGAGGACTTTATGCCCACCGATG TATACTTTTCAGGCACGGATGTCAAGGTGTACACCGTGGGACCGGACTACGCCCATGCCGAAGCCCGTAAAAGTCCCGCTCTGGATGGCAAAGTAGAGCGCGACAGCGAAGGGAAAGAGATCCGCTATCCAGTGATCCTCAATCATTCCGAGAAGCTCATCTCACGAAAGGTGTGCCTGGCCTTTAAGCAAACCGTCTGTGGATTCGATTTGTTGCGAGCCAATGGAAAGAGCTATGTCTGCGATGTTAATGGGTTTAGCTTCGTTAAGAACTCGAACAAGTACTATGATGACTGCGCCAAGATACTGGGTAACATGATTCTCAGGGAGCTAACACCTACCCTGCACATCCCGTGGTCAGTGCCCTTTCAATTAGACGATCCCCCCATTGTGCCCACCACTTTCGGCAAAATGATGGAGCTGCGCTGCGTGGTGGCCGTAATTAGACATGGCGATCGCACgccgaaacaaaaaatgaagGTTGAGGTGCGGCATCCCAA ATTTTTCGAGATCTTCGAGAAGTACGACGGCTACAAGCTGGGCCACGTTAAGCTTAAGCGCCCGAAGCAGCTTCAAGAGATCCTGGACATTGCCCGCTTCCTGCTCAGTGAGATTCACACCAAAGCGCATGCTGAGATCGAGGAAAAGGAGAGCAAGCTGGAGCAGCTGAAGAACGTTCTGGAGATGTACGGTCACTTTTCAGGCATAAACCGAAAGGTTCAAATGAAATACCAACCAAAGGGTCGTCCACGTGGCTCCAGCTCCGATGATA CCAATCTAGCAGCGGATCAGCCGGTGGAGCCCTCCCTGGTTCTCATCCTTAAGTGGGGCGGCGAACTGACGCCAGCAGGCCGCATCCAGGCGGAGGAGTTGGGCCGTATTTTTCGATGCATGTATCCAGGTGGCCAGGGAAGATCGGATTACTCGGGCACCCAAGGTCTAGGTTTGCTAAG ATTGCACTCCACATTCCGGCATGACCTGAAGATCTACGCCTCAGATGAGGGTCGTGTCCAGATGACGGCTGCCGCTTTTGCCAAGGGTTTGCTGGCCTTGGAAGGAGAACTTACACCTATTCTTGTCCAGATGGTAAAAAGCGCCAATACAAATGGACTGCTGGACAATGATTGCGACTCCAGCAAGTATCAAAACTT GGCTAAAGGTCGCCTTCACGAGCTTATGCAAAACGACCGAGAGTTTTCTAAGGAGGATCGCGAGCTGATTAATCCTTGCAATAGCAAATCGATCACCCAGGCGCTGGATTTTGTGAAAAATCCTGTGGACTGCTGTCACCACGTACACCTGCTTATCCGTGAGCTTCTTCACATTATTAGCATCAAAAAGGATGATCCGAAAACCAAGGACGCCATCTTATATCACGGCGAGACGTGGGACCTGATGCGCTGTCGCTGGGAAAAAATTGAGAAGGATTTTAGCACCAAATCCAAGTTGTTTGACATCTCGAAGATTCCAGATATATATGATTGCATCAAGTACGATCTGCAGCATAATCAGCACACGTTGCAATATGATCAGGCGGAGGAGTTGTATATCTACGCGAAGAACCTGGCTGATATAGTCATACCACAGGAGTATGGCCTGACGCCGCAGGAGAAACTGGCAATAGGTCAAGGTATCTGTTCACCATTACTAAGAAAGATCAAGGGTGATCTGCAGCGAAACATCGACGAAGTGGAAGACGAGTTTATGAACCGTTTGAATCCACATTACAGCCATGGTGTTGCAAGTCCCCAGAGGCATGTCCGCACAAGGCTCTACTTTACTAGCGAATCGCATGTCCACTCTCTGCTCACAGTTTTGCGTTATGGGGGCTTGCTTAATGTGGTCACAGATGAGCAGTGGCGTCGGGCTATGGACTATATTTCGATGGTATCGGAGCTCAACTATATGTCTCAGATCGTCATTATGCTCTACGAGGACCCTACCAAAGATCCAACTTCTGAGGAACGTTTCCATGTTGAACTGCACTTTAGTCCGGGTGTAAATTGCTGTGTGCAAAAGAATTTACCACCAGGTCCGGGCTTTCGGCCGCATTCGCACGGCGACAATGCCTGCAATGTAAGTATGCAATCCTCGGACGAGTCAAATCCTGCCAGGATCGAGGAGGAGAACGACTCGAACTCAGGAGAGGAGCGGGAGGGCAAAAAGCGAGGG ACCTCCGGCCAAAGGAGTTCGGATCGCAGTGCGGAACGCGCCTCCCCTGCCTTCGGATTTAACCGATTGGAGCTTAGGTCCAAGCAGTTCAAATCGAAACCCATCCCCATCGGAGCCCATCACACGGTCAGTGGCCATGAAGCCATGGATCTAGCTAAGCGGTTGAACGAGGAGCTGGcctcgcagcagcagcagcaaaaccaGCAGCTTCGACCAATCAGTCCGGATATCAGGGCAGTGAGTCCTGACTGCGAGCCACGCTCCCGGAGTTTTGAGCAGCGTCCCACGTCTGGCGTCTGTGCCAAAGAACCGG ATAGCCAAGTCTCGGTGTCGGTCTCGGCATCGGTGTCATCGGCCAACTCGTCCACCTCGTCGCGTCGCCAAAGACACAGTATTGCCGGCCAGATGTCCTATATGAAAATGTTGGGTTTCGGTGGTTTTAGCAAAAAGATGGCCACCAGCGCAAATAGCCTTTTCAGCACCGCCGTCATCAGCGGCAGCTCGTCCGCTCCTAATCTTCGCGACATGATACCGGTCTCCTCATCCG GATTTGGCGATGTACCACCAATCCGCCCGCTTGAGACACTGCACAACGCCCTTTCGCTGCGCAAGCTGGACTGCTTCTTGCAGGACATGATCCTGGCGCAGATCTTTAAGACGCCGACTGGGTCTCCGCCCCGGGGTTTCTCTAAGAACACCTTGCCAGCGGTCTCCTCGATGACTCTAACCGCCCCAAATCAGGCGGAGGCGATCGGCCACGAGCCGCAAATTGGTAGACAACCGCCGATATCAACGACCGTAACGACCACATTTGACCGGCGTGGCAGCGAGTCCGGATCCACAGCGAATGCCCATCTGCGACTTCTCTCGGAGAGCCAGTGCCCTAATCTGGACGATAGCAACGCCGAAGTGCGGGAACCGCTGGCGGGAAAGATGGAGCGTAAGTGCCGAAAAAAGTCCCTGATCGAGTGGCAGTGCTGA
- the LOC6526217 gene encoding inositol hexakisphosphate and diphosphoinositol-pentakisphosphate kinase isoform X10, translating into MEWTWFKDWWRLKKLRSRHQRHKKKLEAAAAAAGAAVTAAAVLPGSDCEESGFKDPQTNRRHSLDAVPSNETIARRRRGGRDRLRRNRLLQRQRRSQSAGVRSQPGAGNARYRSQDDDDGEYGPFNVSDYEDYGPSLGSDEESDDFCYCDVCMNGDTDFGDSNDGMDSDTSTSSSNSKQVVVGICAMAKKTQSKPMKEILTRLGEFEFIKLVTFEENVILREPVQNWPTCDCLVSFHSKGFPLEKAIEYAQLRNPFVLNNLHMQYDIQDRRRVYAILEKEGIEIPRYAVLDRDSPDPKHHELIESEDHVEVNGITFNKPFVEKPVSAEDHNIYIYYPTSAGGGSQRLFRKIGSRSSVYSPESRVRKTGSFIYEDFMPTDVYFSGTDVKVYTVGPDYAHAEARKSPALDGKVERDSEGKEIRYPVILNHSEKLISRKVCLAFKQTVCGFDLLRANGKSYVCDVNGFSFVKNSNKYYDDCAKILGNMILRELTPTLHIPWSVPFQLDDPPIVPTTFGKMMELRCVVAVIRHGDRTPKQKMKVEVRHPKFFEIFEKYDGYKLGHVKLKRPKQLQEILDIARFLLSEIHTKAHAEIEEKESKLEQLKNVLEMYGHFSGINRKVQMKYQPKGRPRGSSSDDTNLAADQPVEPSLVLILKWGGELTPAGRIQAEELGRIFRCMYPGGQGRSDYSGTQGLGLLRLHSTFRHDLKIYASDEGRVQMTAAAFAKGLLALEGELTPILVQMVKSANTNGLLDNDCDSSKYQNLAKGRLHELMQNDREFSKEDRELINPCNSKSITQALDFVKNPVDCCHHVHLLIRELLHIISIKKDDPKTKDAILYHGETWDLMRCRWEKIEKDFSTKSKLFDISKIPDIYDCIKYDLQHNQHTLQYDQAEELYIYAKNLADIVIPQEYGLTPQEKLAIGQGICSPLLRKIKGDLQRNIDEVEDEFMNRLNPHYSHGVASPQRHVRTRLYFTSESHVHSLLTVLRYGGLLNVVTDEQWRRAMDYISMVSELNYMSQIVIMLYEDPTKDPTSEERFHVELHFSPGVNCCVQKNLPPGPGFRPHSHGDNACNVSMQSSDESNPARIEEENDSNSGEEREGKKRGTSGQRSSDRSAERASPAFGFNRLELRSKQFKSKPIPIGAHHTVSGHEAMDLAKRLNEELASQQQQQNQQLRPISPDIRAVSPDCEPRSRSFEQRPTSGVCAKEPDSQVSVSVSASVSSANSSTSSRRQRHSIAGQMSYMKMLGFGGFSKKMATSANSLFSTAVISGSSSAPNLRDMIPVSSSGFGDVPPIRPLETLHNALSLRKLDCFLQDMILAQIFKTPTGSPPRGFSKNTLPAVSSMTLTAPNQAEAIGHEPQIGRQPPISTTVTTTFDRRGSESGSTANAHLRLLSESQCPNLDDSNAEVREPLAGKMELWQRDSLKAAEEEEVTLPELETKPSLDLTMEIMEQGAAGPASFQPMNRDSLESGEGTMGDGVFLSVCEKQGSGSTCITPVSFGMDLDLSMVANKGSITLSMEGFEDDEDATLSAATTPSLPADEPRLESCYCCPSHSEGPPEVSSDDPRFGFALSVRVTQVSPEHARPVRRAHDPVSPRIQKQICLFEGNAAPATCQEKTESSGSVGGGAILHASINLPAAGPLHLRQDARLRKFENLTQSTSNSNFPFESNTLKRVPMQTTNDYDNVSHTQSCINLKSGSSGVLGGSPQRQRGSDGGGAGASGVPAEREPPRVHYGRMMNTCCSASASPSPSPSPSPGALIVKERFIEPPKRGVVRGYHCKTQSMDADFLFNEFLLLPALAPAKLSFDSSDIDQASDDDAPSNSKPRHA; encoded by the exons ATGGAGTGGACTTGGTTCAAGGACTGGTGGCGTCTCAAGAAGCTCCGATCTCGTCACCAGCGACATAAGAAAAAACTCGAAGCAGCCGCGGCGGCCGCTGGAGCTGCGGTGACTGCAGCAGCGGTTTTACCCGGATCTGATTGTGAGGAAAGTGGTTTTAAGGATCCGCAGACCAATCGTCGCCACAGCTTGGACGCAGTGCCGTCTAATGAAACCATAGCCAGAAGACGCCGTGGTGGTCGCGATCGCCTGCGCCGGAATCGCTTGCTGCAGCGCCAGCGACGGAGTCAAAGTGCCGGAGTCCGCAGTCAACCTGGTGCAGGAAATGCACGTTATAGAAGCcaggacgacgacgatggGGAGTACGGACCCTTTAACGTCAGCGATTACGAGGATTACGGACCGAGTCTTGGCAGCGACGAGGAGAGTGATGATTTCTGCTACTGTGATGTCTGTATGAAT GGCGACACGGACTTTGGAGACAGCAATGACGGAATGGACTCTGACACGAGCACCTCttccagcaacagcaagcAGGTGGTCGTCGGCATTTGCGCAATGGCCAAGAAGACACAGTCAAAGCCAATGAAGGAAATCCTGACACGGCTTGGGGAGTTCGAGTTCATCAAACTGGTGACGTTCGAGGAGAACGTGATCCTGCGAGAACCTGTCCAAAATTGGCCCACCTGCGACTGCCTGGTGTCGTTTCACTCGAAGGGGTTTCCCCTAGAGAAAGCCATCGAGTATGCCCAGCTAAGGAATCCCTTTGTGCTGAATAACCTGCACATGCAGTACGATATTCAGGACAGGAGGAGGGTGTACGCCATTCTCGAGAAGGAGGGCATTGAGATTCCGCGCTATGCCGTCCTCGATCGCGATTCACCGGATCCCAAAC ACCATGAGCTCATTGAATCCGAGGACCATGTGGAGGTAAATGGCATTACCTTTAATAAGCCGTTCGTTGAGAAGCCTGTGTCGGCGGAGGACCacaacatatacatatactacCCGACGTCGGCGGGCGGTGGAAGTCAGCGACTTTTCCGAAAGATCGGCAGTCGGAGCAGCGTATATTCTCCGGAGTCAAGGGTGCGAAAGACAGGATCATTTATCTACGAGGACTTTATGCCCACCGATG TATACTTTTCAGGCACGGATGTCAAGGTGTACACCGTGGGACCGGACTACGCCCATGCCGAAGCCCGTAAAAGTCCCGCTCTGGATGGCAAAGTAGAGCGCGACAGCGAAGGGAAAGAGATCCGCTATCCAGTGATCCTCAATCATTCCGAGAAGCTCATCTCACGAAAGGTGTGCCTGGCCTTTAAGCAAACCGTCTGTGGATTCGATTTGTTGCGAGCCAATGGAAAGAGCTATGTCTGCGATGTTAATGGGTTTAGCTTCGTTAAGAACTCGAACAAGTACTATGATGACTGCGCCAAGATACTGGGTAACATGATTCTCAGGGAGCTAACACCTACCCTGCACATCCCGTGGTCAGTGCCCTTTCAATTAGACGATCCCCCCATTGTGCCCACCACTTTCGGCAAAATGATGGAGCTGCGCTGCGTGGTGGCCGTAATTAGACATGGCGATCGCACgccgaaacaaaaaatgaagGTTGAGGTGCGGCATCCCAA ATTTTTCGAGATCTTCGAGAAGTACGACGGCTACAAGCTGGGCCACGTTAAGCTTAAGCGCCCGAAGCAGCTTCAAGAGATCCTGGACATTGCCCGCTTCCTGCTCAGTGAGATTCACACCAAAGCGCATGCTGAGATCGAGGAAAAGGAGAGCAAGCTGGAGCAGCTGAAGAACGTTCTGGAGATGTACGGTCACTTTTCAGGCATAAACCGAAAGGTTCAAATGAAATACCAACCAAAGGGTCGTCCACGTGGCTCCAGCTCCGATGATA CCAATCTAGCAGCGGATCAGCCGGTGGAGCCCTCCCTGGTTCTCATCCTTAAGTGGGGCGGCGAACTGACGCCAGCAGGCCGCATCCAGGCGGAGGAGTTGGGCCGTATTTTTCGATGCATGTATCCAGGTGGCCAGGGAAGATCGGATTACTCGGGCACCCAAGGTCTAGGTTTGCTAAG ATTGCACTCCACATTCCGGCATGACCTGAAGATCTACGCCTCAGATGAGGGTCGTGTCCAGATGACGGCTGCCGCTTTTGCCAAGGGTTTGCTGGCCTTGGAAGGAGAACTTACACCTATTCTTGTCCAGATGGTAAAAAGCGCCAATACAAATGGACTGCTGGACAATGATTGCGACTCCAGCAAGTATCAAAACTT GGCTAAAGGTCGCCTTCACGAGCTTATGCAAAACGACCGAGAGTTTTCTAAGGAGGATCGCGAGCTGATTAATCCTTGCAATAGCAAATCGATCACCCAGGCGCTGGATTTTGTGAAAAATCCTGTGGACTGCTGTCACCACGTACACCTGCTTATCCGTGAGCTTCTTCACATTATTAGCATCAAAAAGGATGATCCGAAAACCAAGGACGCCATCTTATATCACGGCGAGACGTGGGACCTGATGCGCTGTCGCTGGGAAAAAATTGAGAAGGATTTTAGCACCAAATCCAAGTTGTTTGACATCTCGAAGATTCCAGATATATATGATTGCATCAAGTACGATCTGCAGCATAATCAGCACACGTTGCAATATGATCAGGCGGAGGAGTTGTATATCTACGCGAAGAACCTGGCTGATATAGTCATACCACAGGAGTATGGCCTGACGCCGCAGGAGAAACTGGCAATAGGTCAAGGTATCTGTTCACCATTACTAAGAAAGATCAAGGGTGATCTGCAGCGAAACATCGACGAAGTGGAAGACGAGTTTATGAACCGTTTGAATCCACATTACAGCCATGGTGTTGCAAGTCCCCAGAGGCATGTCCGCACAAGGCTCTACTTTACTAGCGAATCGCATGTCCACTCTCTGCTCACAGTTTTGCGTTATGGGGGCTTGCTTAATGTGGTCACAGATGAGCAGTGGCGTCGGGCTATGGACTATATTTCGATGGTATCGGAGCTCAACTATATGTCTCAGATCGTCATTATGCTCTACGAGGACCCTACCAAAGATCCAACTTCTGAGGAACGTTTCCATGTTGAACTGCACTTTAGTCCGGGTGTAAATTGCTGTGTGCAAAAGAATTTACCACCAGGTCCGGGCTTTCGGCCGCATTCGCACGGCGACAATGCCTGCAATGTAAGTATGCAATCCTCGGACGAGTCAAATCCTGCCAGGATCGAGGAGGAGAACGACTCGAACTCAGGAGAGGAGCGGGAGGGCAAAAAGCGAGGG ACCTCCGGCCAAAGGAGTTCGGATCGCAGTGCGGAACGCGCCTCCCCTGCCTTCGGATTTAACCGATTGGAGCTTAGGTCCAAGCAGTTCAAATCGAAACCCATCCCCATCGGAGCCCATCACACGGTCAGTGGCCATGAAGCCATGGATCTAGCTAAGCGGTTGAACGAGGAGCTGGcctcgcagcagcagcagcaaaaccaGCAGCTTCGACCAATCAGTCCGGATATCAGGGCAGTGAGTCCTGACTGCGAGCCACGCTCCCGGAGTTTTGAGCAGCGTCCCACGTCTGGCGTCTGTGCCAAAGAACCGG ATAGCCAAGTCTCGGTGTCGGTCTCGGCATCGGTGTCATCGGCCAACTCGTCCACCTCGTCGCGTCGCCAAAGACACAGTATTGCCGGCCAGATGTCCTATATGAAAATGTTGGGTTTCGGTGGTTTTAGCAAAAAGATGGCCACCAGCGCAAATAGCCTTTTCAGCACCGCCGTCATCAGCGGCAGCTCGTCCGCTCCTAATCTTCGCGACATGATACCGGTCTCCTCATCCG GATTTGGCGATGTACCACCAATCCGCCCGCTTGAGACACTGCACAACGCCCTTTCGCTGCGCAAGCTGGACTGCTTCTTGCAGGACATGATCCTGGCGCAGATCTTTAAGACGCCGACTGGGTCTCCGCCCCGGGGTTTCTCTAAGAACACCTTGCCAGCGGTCTCCTCGATGACTCTAACCGCCCCAAATCAGGCGGAGGCGATCGGCCACGAGCCGCAAATTGGTAGACAACCGCCGATATCAACGACCGTAACGACCACATTTGACCGGCGTGGCAGCGAGTCCGGATCCACAGCGAATGCCCATCTGCGACTTCTCTCGGAGAGCCAGTGCCCTAATCTGGACGATAGCAACGCCGAAGTGCGGGAACCGCTGGCGGGAAAGATGGAGC TTTGGCAGCGAGACAGTCTGAAGGCagccgaggaggaggaagtAACACTACCCGAATTGGAAACAAAGCCCAG CTTGGACCTTACCATGGAAATTATGGAGCAAGGTGCCGCGGGTCCCGCCTCCTTTCAGCCGATGAATCGGGACAGCCTGGAGTCCGGCGAGGGAACGATGGGCGACGGAGTCTTTCTGAGTGTTTGCGAGAAACAGGGCAGCGGGAGCACCTGCATCACACCGGTTAGTTTTGGCATGGATCTGGACCTGAGCATGGTGGCTAACAAGGGCTCCATTACGCTGTCCATGGAA GGGTTCGAAGATGATGAAGATGCCACTTTGTCGGCGGCCACAACACCTTCGCTTCCCGCCGACGAGCCACGACTCGAGAGTTGCTACTGTTGCCCCAGCCATTCAGAGGGTCCCCCGGAGGTCTCCAGCGACGATCCACGATTTGGCTTTGCGCTGTCCGTTCGAGTCACCCAAGTTTCGCCAGAGCATGCGCGACCAGTGCGCCGTGCCCATGATCCCGTCTCTCCAAGGATCCAGAAACAGATTTGCTTGTTCGAGGGAAACGCGGCTCCAGCAACGTGTCAGGAGAAGACCGAGTCAAGCGGGTCGGTTGGGGGCGGAGCAATTCTGCACGCGTCCATCAACTTGCCGGCGGCGGGACCGCTTCATCTGCGCCAGGATGCTCGGCTGCGCAAGTTCGAGAATCTCACGCAGTCCACATCGAACTCGAACTTTCCCTTCGAAAGCAACACCCTTAAGCGTGTGCCCATGCAGACCACCAATGACTACGACAACGTGAGCCACACCCAGAGCTGCATAAACCTCAAAAGTGGTAGCAGTGGAGTCCTCGGGGGATCGCCGCAGCGTCAGAGAG GATCCGATGGAGGAGGCGCAGGTGCAAGTGGAGTCCCGGCAGAGCGGGAGCCACCGCGTGTCCATTACGGACGGATGATGAACACATGCTGCTCCGCCTCGGCCTCGCCGTCCCCCTCGCCGTCTCCTTCGCCGGGAGCGCTGATTGTCAAGGAGCGGTTCATCGAACCGCCCAAGCGGGGCGTTGTGCGCGGATACCATTGCAAAACGCAATCCATGGACGCCGACTTCCTGTTCAACgagtttctgctgctgccggcCTTGGCGCCCGCCAAGCTATCCTTTGATAGTTCCGATATCGATCAGGCCAGCGATGACGACGCTCCGAGCAACTCAAAGCCAAGGCACGCCTAA